The DNA sequence TGCCGCGGACGATGCCGAATTGTTCATGCAGCACTTTGGCAAACGGCGCCAAGCAGTTCGTCGTGCACGACGCGTTCGAGATGACATGATGGGCTTTCGGATCGTATTTGTCTTGGTTGACGCCCATGACGATCGTAATGTCTTCGTTTTTCGCCGGGGCGGAAATGATCACTTTTTTCGCACCCGCTTCCAAATGTTTGGCGGCGTCTTCGCGTTTCGTGAAGCGGCCGGTCGACTCAACGACGATGTCAACGCCGATCTCGCCCCACGCCAAGTTCTCCGGATCGCGTTCCGCCTTGACGATGATTTCTTTGCCGTTGACGACCAAGTTGTTGCCGTTCACTGACACTTCGGCATCCAAACGGCCATGGACAGAGTCGTACTTCAACAAATGAGCAAGCGTATTCGCATCGGTTAAATCGTTCACCGCCACCACTTCAATGTCCGGGTTTTTCAATGCCGCGCGGAAGACGTTGCGTCCGATGCGGCCAAATCCGTTGATTCCCACTTTGACTGCCATCTTATTTTCCTCCTTGCGATTGGATTGTATCAGCAAGGGAGATTACTCCCCTACGAACGCTTTTGCGGCTCCTTCGTCCGTCACCAATATCGAGTGCGGCGCCCGTTTCATGTACGCGCGAATGGCTTTCGCCTTCGACGCCCCTCCGGCGACGGCGATGACATGCTCGACATGCGGGAGGTGTTCAAGTTGAATGCCGACTGTTTTCACTTTATGGACGACGTCGCCGTACTCGTTGAAATAGTAGCCGAACGCCTCGGCGGCCGCATGGCGGGCGATGATGTTCTCCATCTCTACAGGCGGCGTCTTCCGCCGCTTGGCCATCGTCACCGCTTCACCGATGCCATGGACGACCATGCGGCATGATTGGATGAGCTCAAGCACTTCTTTCACCGCCGGCTCTTCGACAAGCGACGCGTACGCTTCATCGCTCAGCTGGTCAGGCACGTGCAGCAACCGATAGCGGCCCATCGCTTTTTCCGCCATTTTCGCACAAATCGTGTTCGCCTGATTCTCGACATCTTCGCCAAGGCCGCCGCGCGCCGGCACGAACAACACATCACGAAGCTTCGAATCCGGCGTCATCATCTCCGCGACCGCCGCCATCGTCGTTCCGCCGGCCACGGCGACGATGTCCCCGGGCTCAAGCAGCTCCTTCATGCAGGCGACACACGCTCTACCCATTTCTTTTTTTACCCAAGGGGAACGGTCGCTATCCCCGGCAACGACAATCACCCGCGGAATGCCGAGCTGTTCCTGCAGCGCGGCTTCCAGCTCTTTGAGTCCGAGCGCTTCCCGCATCAAATCATTGAGCGTATGAAGGAGCGCCTGGCCTTCCTCCGTCAACCGCATGCCCGACACATCGGTGGAAAGCAAGTTTTGTCCTTTCAAAAATTCTGTTTCCGACCGGAGAACCCGCTCGCTCATGCCGAG is a window from the Geobacillus stearothermophilus ATCC 12980 genome containing:
- the gap gene encoding type I glyceraldehyde-3-phosphate dehydrogenase, translated to MAVKVGINGFGRIGRNVFRAALKNPDIEVVAVNDLTDANTLAHLLKYDSVHGRLDAEVSVNGNNLVVNGKEIIVKAERDPENLAWGEIGVDIVVESTGRFTKREDAAKHLEAGAKKVIISAPAKNEDITIVMGVNQDKYDPKAHHVISNASCTTNCLAPFAKVLHEQFGIVRGMMTTVHSYTNDQRILDLPHKDLRRARAAAESIIPTTTGAAKAVALVLPELKGKLNGMAMRVPTPNVSVVDLVAELEKEVTVEEVNAALKAAAEGELKGILAYSEEPLVSRDYNGSTVSSTIDALSTMVIDGKMVKVVSWYDNETGYSHRVVDLAAYIASKGL
- a CDS encoding sugar-binding transcriptional regulator; translation: MQPLVEALKKLSPDLLDVMQKRYQILYSISLMAPIGRRALAASLGMSERVLRSETEFLKGQNLLSTDVSGMRLTEEGQALLHTLNDLMREALGLKELEAALQEQLGIPRVIVVAGDSDRSPWVKKEMGRACVACMKELLEPGDIVAVAGGTTMAAVAEMMTPDSKLRDVLFVPARGGLGEDVENQANTICAKMAEKAMGRYRLLHVPDQLSDEAYASLVEEPAVKEVLELIQSCRMVVHGIGEAVTMAKRRKTPPVEMENIIARHAAAEAFGYYFNEYGDVVHKVKTVGIQLEHLPHVEHVIAVAGGASKAKAIRAYMKRAPHSILVTDEGAAKAFVGE